One window of Peteryoungia desertarenae genomic DNA carries:
- a CDS encoding DUF6456 domain-containing protein: MTGAVKKKQALAAPTGRRRMVKLLRFLIAGERRIDRQADACRLAGHGGESLSVEEEELRALAQSGLVTLSENAIASTPAARAHLKRLLSEEGGEAFAAQHRDLETVHLPEPGESGSRKRAVLRNRAESPLYPLRHLKDRSGEPFLSEDAMNAGERLAADFERAGLQPRITASWEPRLSSRIRGQAPRDDVMTDTAVGAHRRLSAAIDAMGPDLSGVALDVCCFGKGLELVERERQWPARSAKLMLRVALLALARHYQPPPTRKGTRHWGERDYRPPLS, encoded by the coding sequence ATGACAGGCGCTGTGAAAAAGAAGCAGGCGCTCGCAGCGCCAACGGGTCGCCGTCGCATGGTGAAGCTCCTGCGCTTCCTGATCGCCGGGGAAAGGCGGATCGACCGGCAGGCTGACGCCTGCCGCCTGGCGGGACATGGAGGCGAAAGCCTCTCGGTCGAGGAGGAGGAGTTGCGTGCGCTGGCACAATCCGGTCTTGTGACGCTCAGCGAAAATGCAATTGCCTCAACGCCTGCCGCGCGCGCCCATCTGAAGCGCCTGCTGAGCGAAGAGGGCGGCGAGGCCTTTGCCGCCCAGCATCGCGACCTGGAAACGGTCCATCTGCCGGAACCAGGCGAAAGCGGCAGTCGCAAACGCGCCGTCCTGCGCAACCGTGCCGAATCGCCGCTTTATCCGCTGCGTCACCTTAAGGACCGCAGCGGGGAGCCCTTTCTCTCGGAGGACGCCATGAATGCCGGCGAGCGGCTGGCCGCCGATTTCGAGCGGGCCGGGCTTCAGCCGCGCATCACCGCATCCTGGGAGCCGCGTCTTTCAAGCCGCATCAGGGGGCAGGCCCCGCGCGACGACGTGATGACCGACACGGCCGTCGGTGCCCACCGTCGCCTGTCTGCCGCAATCGACGCCATGGGGCCCGATCTCTCCGGCGTGGCGCTGGATGTCTGCTGCTTCGGCAAGGGGCTGGAACTGGTGGAGCGCGAACGGCAATGGCCGGCCCGGTCTGCCAAGCTGATGCTGCGGGTGGCGCTTCTGGCGCTTGCCCGCCATTACCAGCCGCCCCCAACGCGCAAAGGCACGCGCCATTGGGGGGAGAGGGATTATCGCCCGCCGCTGTCCTGA
- a CDS encoding SufE family protein, whose protein sequence is MTTIDQMIDDFAYLEDWEDRYRYVIELGKALPDLPDAEKNAENKVQGCASQVWLSTSAGPGSDPVMEYQGDSDAHIVRGLVAIVLAAYSGKKASQVVELDALDLFGKIGLIEHLSAQRANGLRSMIQRIREEAAKRLV, encoded by the coding sequence ATGACCACGATTGACCAGATGATTGACGATTTTGCCTATCTTGAGGATTGGGAGGATCGCTATCGCTATGTGATCGAACTGGGCAAGGCGCTGCCGGATCTGCCGGATGCGGAGAAGAATGCCGAGAACAAGGTGCAGGGCTGCGCCAGCCAGGTCTGGCTCTCGACGTCGGCGGGGCCGGGTTCCGATCCGGTGATGGAGTATCAAGGCGACAGCGACGCGCATATCGTGCGCGGGCTGGTGGCCATCGTGCTGGCCGCCTATTCCGGCAAGAAGGCATCGCAAGTGGTCGAGCTCGACGCGCTGGATCTCTTCGGAAAGATCGGCCTGATCGAGCATCTGTCGGCGCAGCGCGCCAATGGCCTGCGCTCGATGATCCAGCGGATCCGCGAAGAAGCGGCAAAGCGGCTGGTCTGA
- a CDS encoding PIN domain-containing protein, with product MIVVDANVILSALRSTRGASHFLLREMLAGDVEFAVSPAVALEYEAVLKRDGLLGPQSWIGQDEVDIVLDAVVKQAHLVSPWFRFRPFLEDPKDDLYMEYALAAGARLIVSLDRHFRIPAVEGFGLSVQSAGQFVAELMKGRSS from the coding sequence ATGATCGTCGTCGATGCGAATGTCATCCTGTCAGCACTGCGATCCACGAGGGGCGCCTCTCACTTTTTATTGCGGGAGATGCTGGCCGGAGATGTGGAATTTGCCGTATCGCCGGCCGTGGCGCTTGAATATGAGGCGGTTCTGAAGCGCGACGGACTGCTTGGACCGCAGTCCTGGATCGGTCAGGATGAAGTTGACATTGTCCTCGATGCTGTCGTGAAACAGGCTCATCTGGTATCCCCGTGGTTCCGGTTCCGGCCCTTTCTCGAGGACCCAAAGGACGATCTCTATATGGAATATGCCCTGGCGGCGGGAGCGAGGCTGATCGTCAGCCTTGACCGGCATTTCAGAATTCCCGCAGTCGAGGGCTTCGGCCTCAGCGTGCAATCCGCAGGGCAATTCGTCGCGGAACTTATGAAAGGAAGATCATCATGA
- a CDS encoding DUF5330 domain-containing protein, with translation MWFLIKGTFWCTMTLVVLSFFSAQSSDDTAEGPRLEMGDAIAAATGAVQYIGALCIEKPEVCEKGRETLTVIGHKAREGALVAYQLLGDQLGEASDTPAINPAVSESVGALARGSVEIVKPKVEQIMREAAVAEPAVARHDAGIVTGTVVPEPRPDMPNRNLPRPYQPPKL, from the coding sequence ATGTGGTTTCTGATCAAGGGAACTTTCTGGTGCACGATGACGCTTGTGGTGCTGTCCTTTTTCAGCGCCCAGTCATCGGATGACACCGCTGAAGGCCCTCGGCTTGAAATGGGCGACGCAATTGCTGCGGCAACGGGTGCCGTCCAGTATATCGGCGCGCTTTGCATCGAAAAGCCCGAGGTCTGCGAGAAGGGCCGGGAAACGCTGACGGTGATCGGCCACAAGGCGCGCGAAGGCGCACTCGTTGCCTATCAGCTTCTCGGCGACCAGCTGGGCGAGGCAAGCGACACGCCGGCGATCAATCCGGCCGTGAGCGAAAGCGTCGGCGCTCTGGCACGCGGCTCCGTCGAGATCGTCAAGCCGAAGGTCGAGCAGATCATGCGTGAAGCAGCCGTAGCCGAACCGGCTGTTGCCCGGCATGATGCCGGCATTGTCACCGGCACCGTCGTGCCGGAGCCGCGACCCGACATGCCCAATCGCAATCTGCCAAGGCCCTATCAGCCGCCCAAGCTCTGA
- a CDS encoding sensor histidine kinase, translating to MTAMVDRLAQHGLPRDHHDGACSARVTILLRHLARVFAIALIAVPAGLAFVWNPAIALPIGFALVAVLYMLSALAIVAVHRVGLSTAGESADRHQPAPMQDLLDFCPGLFLQLDAMGAVRQTGGRDRDMFLSFLREPFERPFVEQVHVSDRIRFIQALDQLRQGVDAVLIDLRLDRPILGLDHTQFMNIRLDMTARRDADGMLEGVLAQMLDIEGEMEIRAAVSAKESEAAEAHEAKSRFLAAVSHELRTPLNAILGFSDILAGEYFGKLENDRQREYVQLIRQSGAHLLSVVNTMLDMSKIEAGRYELMLETFPVAETIVGCEQMLSLQATSKGVKLTSRLPRALGDITADPRALRQIIINLVSNAVKFTDAGGAVTIDASLRDNRLAISVSDTGIGIAADKIEALGRPFMQIHNDLNRNYEGSGLGLSLVKGLTALHGGSFAIESRPGEGTVVTVSLPVDGSGAAAQAAMSDNMVEFPPRLLAVEPASRESGKETVNGKAKAKIA from the coding sequence ATGACCGCGATGGTGGATCGGCTGGCCCAGCATGGCCTGCCGCGGGACCACCATGACGGCGCATGCTCAGCCCGTGTTACGATCCTGCTGCGCCATCTTGCCCGCGTCTTCGCCATCGCCCTGATTGCCGTTCCGGCAGGCCTCGCCTTTGTCTGGAACCCGGCCATAGCACTGCCCATCGGCTTTGCGCTGGTCGCCGTCCTTTACATGCTGAGCGCCCTTGCCATCGTCGCAGTCCACCGCGTCGGCCTCTCGACGGCAGGCGAAAGCGCCGATAGGCATCAGCCTGCCCCCATGCAGGATCTTCTGGATTTCTGCCCGGGCCTCTTCCTGCAGCTCGATGCCATGGGCGCCGTCCGCCAGACCGGCGGTCGCGATCGGGATATGTTCCTTTCCTTCCTGCGCGAACCCTTCGAGCGTCCCTTTGTCGAGCAGGTCCATGTCTCGGATCGCATCCGCTTCATCCAGGCACTCGACCAGCTCCGCCAGGGTGTCGACGCCGTCCTGATCGACCTCAGGCTGGACCGTCCGATTCTCGGCCTCGACCACACCCAGTTCATGAATATCCGCCTCGACATGACCGCGCGTCGCGACGCAGACGGTATGCTGGAAGGCGTGCTGGCCCAGATGCTCGACATCGAAGGCGAAATGGAGATCCGCGCGGCCGTCAGCGCCAAGGAATCGGAAGCCGCCGAAGCCCATGAGGCGAAGAGCCGCTTCCTTGCCGCCGTCAGCCACGAGCTGCGCACACCGCTCAACGCCATCCTCGGCTTTTCCGACATTCTCGCGGGCGAATATTTCGGCAAGCTCGAAAACGACCGCCAGCGCGAATATGTCCAGCTGATCCGCCAGTCGGGCGCCCATCTCCTGTCGGTGGTCAACACCATGCTCGACATGTCGAAGATCGAGGCAGGCCGCTACGAGCTGATGTTGGAAACCTTTCCCGTGGCCGAAACCATTGTCGGATGCGAGCAGATGCTCTCGCTTCAGGCCACCTCCAAGGGGGTGAAGCTGACGAGCCGCCTGCCGCGCGCTCTGGGTGACATCACCGCCGATCCGCGCGCGCTTCGCCAGATCATCATCAATCTCGTCAGCAATGCGGTGAAATTCACCGATGCCGGCGGCGCGGTCACGATCGACGCCAGCCTTCGCGATAACCGGCTTGCGATTTCCGTCAGCGATACCGGTATTGGCATTGCCGCGGACAAGATCGAAGCGCTCGGTCGCCCCTTCATGCAGATCCACAATGACCTGAACCGCAACTATGAGGGTTCCGGCCTCGGCCTTTCGCTGGTAAAGGGACTGACGGCGCTGCATGGTGGCAGCTTCGCCATCGAAAGCCGTCCTGGCGAGGGGACCGTGGTCACCGTCAGCCTGCCGGTCGACGGCTCCGGTGCTGCCGCCCAGGCCGCCATGAGTGACAACATGGTCGAGTTTCCGCCACGACTGCTGGCGGTCGAGCCGGCCTCAAGGGAAAGCGGAAAAGAGACCGTCAATGGCAAAGCCAAAGCGAAAATCGCCTGA
- a CDS encoding peptidoglycan-binding domain-containing protein, with the protein MAKPKRKSPDRRKPAPAEPGLLMRGGQALLGLIGRHPRFFVGVSIFGVAFGSVAANALWYQPGQHPSPLMRTRSAEDFTALGGVNRNRDAAEEGEVTTFRITREGDPALQEAATADEIAARVHEIQTLLARRGFYQGEADGVIGPRTEAAIINYQKTISMEPDGLVSDELLVALRLDTSVTAAVPAQRPAPDARDPAAIDPVAAAIRKAETQLRPSAAANAQRPPALEQPKPQLQPQAQADTKPAPYRPAVAAPPVPAVDVAARPQQPAALEQPKPVADPGLVMDIQRGLTNMAFSNVAIDGIAGDATRDAIRRFERHYQLPVTGEPSLAVLKKLRAIGAL; encoded by the coding sequence ATGGCAAAGCCAAAGCGAAAATCGCCTGACAGGAGAAAGCCAGCGCCAGCTGAGCCGGGTCTCCTGATGAGGGGCGGCCAGGCTTTGCTCGGTCTGATTGGTCGCCATCCGCGTTTCTTTGTGGGTGTGTCCATTTTCGGCGTGGCCTTCGGCTCCGTCGCCGCCAATGCGCTCTGGTACCAGCCCGGCCAGCATCCGTCGCCATTGATGCGCACGCGCAGCGCCGAGGATTTCACCGCCCTTGGCGGCGTGAACCGCAACAGAGACGCCGCCGAAGAAGGCGAAGTCACCACCTTCCGTATTACCCGCGAGGGTGATCCCGCTCTGCAAGAGGCCGCCACGGCCGATGAGATTGCGGCCCGTGTGCATGAAATCCAGACCCTGCTTGCCCGGCGCGGCTTTTATCAGGGCGAGGCCGATGGTGTCATCGGGCCGCGCACGGAAGCGGCAATCATCAATTACCAGAAAACCATCTCGATGGAGCCCGACGGCCTCGTCTCCGACGAATTGCTGGTGGCGCTGCGTCTCGACACAAGCGTCACGGCGGCTGTCCCGGCCCAGCGACCCGCTCCCGATGCCCGCGATCCCGCCGCCATTGATCCGGTCGCTGCCGCCATCCGCAAGGCCGAAACCCAGCTCCGCCCCTCGGCCGCAGCAAATGCGCAGCGTCCACCGGCTCTTGAACAGCCCAAGCCGCAGTTGCAGCCGCAGGCGCAGGCAGACACAAAGCCCGCACCCTATCGTCCCGCAGTGGCCGCGCCACCCGTGCCAGCTGTCGATGTCGCCGCCAGGCCGCAGCAGCCGGCCGCCCTTGAGCAGCCGAAACCGGTCGCCGATCCGGGGCTGGTCATGGATATCCAGCGCGGCTTGACCAACATGGCCTTCAGCAATGTCGCAATCGACGGCATCGCCGGGGACGCCACCCGCGACGCCATCCGTCGCTTCGAGCGCCATTACCAGCTTCCCGTCACGGGCGAGCCAAGCCTCGCCGTTCTGAAGAAGCTTCGGGCTATCGGCGCGCTCTGA
- a CDS encoding glycosyltransferase, which produces MQILLVSSAPIPAIRYGGAERIILWLGRALTEMGHQASLMAPDGSSWAYGKLYPFDSGRPLEAQIPPGIDVVHSHTGLDPDYDGKACVTIHGNSKEVHRFHANSIFLSAHHAQAHGGKVFVYNGVDPRAYPEPDLLAHGGSLTFLAKAAWKVKNVTGAIRVARKAGLPIDILGGHRLNLKMGFRLTLDPNARFKGMVDDIEKARYLRPSSGLLFPVRWHEPFGVAVIEAMYFGLPIFATPYGSLPELVPEFAGRLSAEGDELAAAIRRIEDYDRRAIHAHFQAHFTAEQMAKRYLELYQRIEAGESLHPDAFMGKVARDAGLLPWQD; this is translated from the coding sequence ATGCAAATCCTCCTCGTCTCATCAGCCCCCATCCCGGCCATCCGCTATGGCGGGGCGGAGCGGATCATCCTGTGGCTCGGGCGGGCGCTGACGGAGATGGGCCATCAGGCGAGCCTCATGGCTCCCGACGGCTCTTCCTGGGCCTATGGCAAGCTCTACCCCTTCGACAGCGGCCGTCCCCTGGAAGCACAGATCCCGCCAGGGATTGACGTCGTGCACAGTCACACCGGCCTCGATCCGGATTATGACGGCAAGGCCTGCGTGACGATCCATGGCAATTCGAAGGAGGTTCACCGCTTCCATGCCAATTCGATCTTCCTGTCTGCCCATCACGCGCAAGCGCATGGGGGCAAAGTCTTTGTCTATAATGGCGTCGACCCGCGCGCCTATCCGGAACCGGATCTTTTGGCGCATGGCGGGTCCTTGACCTTTCTCGCAAAGGCTGCCTGGAAGGTGAAGAATGTCACGGGCGCGATCCGCGTCGCCCGCAAGGCCGGACTTCCCATCGACATTCTCGGCGGCCATCGCCTCAACCTGAAGATGGGCTTCCGACTGACGCTTGATCCCAATGCCCGGTTCAAGGGCATGGTGGATGACATTGAAAAGGCCCGTTACCTGCGCCCCTCCAGCGGATTGCTGTTTCCCGTGCGCTGGCATGAGCCCTTTGGCGTGGCGGTCATCGAGGCGATGTATTTCGGCCTGCCGATCTTTGCGACGCCCTATGGCTCGCTGCCGGAACTGGTGCCTGAGTTTGCCGGCAGGCTCTCTGCCGAGGGGGACGAACTGGCGGCGGCGATCCGCCGGATCGAAGACTATGACCGGCGCGCAATCCATGCGCATTTTCAAGCGCATTTCACGGCAGAGCAAATGGCGAAACGCTACCTTGAGCTCTACCAACGGATTGAGGCGGGGGAGAGCCTGCATCCTGACGCCTTCATGGGCAAGGTGGCCCGTGACGCCGGTTTGCTGCCCTGGCAGGACTGA
- a CDS encoding methyl-accepting chemotaxis protein — translation MAMEKADYELPGAPRPEPVENATEQADKLRLIITRLAEEASSLGVDLVDIAGAIQDVAATSKRHAQTFDQVTRQALNIAEVNKSIAETLRDNDQTAVEARKMLTESASRLSGAVGKIDHMVTASEQIGTEIGSFSTSLSDVDRVAEEIGTIARQTNLLALNAAIEAARAGEAGKGFAVVASEIRALALQTSQATGSIQTTLNEIRTKITNLSEAGRSATTSARDVRETSQAMNNSFGTMEGVITRILDGSSIMVQTTDQVDRQCAEFVHALGDMAGEVRGSDAALQNAAGRVDKVVALSETLIQLTASAGIRTTDSEWIDTATGVAAQISDAFQRAVDSGRISLQQLFDRNYRQIPGTDPVQMMTGFTEFTDQVLPGIQEPILSISDRIGFCAAVDENGYLPTHNKKFSAPQRPGDSVWNTANCRNRRIFNDRVGLAAGRSTAPFLVQTYRRDMGGGNFVLMKDISAPIFVSGRHWGGLRLAVKV, via the coding sequence ATGGCAATGGAGAAGGCCGATTATGAGCTGCCGGGCGCGCCACGCCCGGAGCCAGTGGAGAATGCGACCGAACAGGCTGACAAGCTGCGCCTGATCATCACCAGGCTTGCCGAGGAGGCGTCAAGTCTTGGGGTGGATCTGGTCGACATCGCCGGTGCCATCCAGGATGTCGCCGCTACATCGAAGCGCCATGCTCAGACCTTTGACCAGGTCACCCGCCAGGCCCTGAACATCGCTGAAGTCAACAAGAGCATCGCCGAAACCCTGCGCGACAATGACCAGACTGCGGTCGAAGCGCGCAAGATGCTGACCGAAAGCGCGTCGCGTCTGAGCGGTGCGGTTGGCAAGATCGACCACATGGTGACTGCGTCCGAGCAGATCGGCACCGAGATCGGCTCCTTCTCCACGTCACTGTCGGATGTCGACCGCGTCGCCGAGGAAATCGGCACGATTGCCCGCCAGACCAACCTGCTGGCGCTGAATGCCGCAATCGAGGCCGCACGTGCGGGCGAGGCCGGCAAGGGTTTTGCCGTTGTCGCCTCCGAAATTCGCGCCCTTGCGCTCCAGACATCACAGGCGACGGGCTCGATCCAGACCACACTCAACGAAATTCGCACCAAGATCACCAATCTCTCGGAGGCCGGTCGCAGCGCGACAACCAGCGCCCGTGATGTGCGCGAGACCTCGCAGGCCATGAACAATTCCTTCGGAACCATGGAAGGCGTCATTACCCGCATTCTGGATGGCTCCTCCATCATGGTGCAGACCACCGACCAGGTCGACCGGCAATGCGCCGAATTCGTCCACGCCCTCGGCGATATGGCCGGCGAAGTGCGCGGTTCCGATGCCGCCCTGCAAAATGCCGCGGGACGCGTCGATAAGGTGGTTGCGCTATCCGAGACCCTGATCCAGCTGACAGCCAGCGCCGGTATTCGCACCACGGACAGCGAGTGGATCGACACTGCCACAGGTGTTGCCGCCCAGATCTCCGACGCGTTCCAGCGCGCCGTCGACAGTGGCCGCATCAGCCTGCAACAGCTTTTCGACCGCAATTACCGCCAGATCCCCGGCACTGATCCGGTCCAGATGATGACCGGCTTCACCGAGTTCACTGATCAGGTTCTGCCCGGAATCCAGGAGCCGATCCTGTCGATTTCCGACCGCATCGGCTTCTGTGCCGCAGTGGATGAAAACGGCTACCTGCCGACCCACAACAAGAAATTCTCCGCCCCGCAGCGGCCGGGCGACAGCGTCTGGAACACGGCAAACTGCCGCAACCGCCGCATCTTCAACGACCGCGTCGGTCTCGCCGCCGGTCGCTCCACGGCACCCTTCCTCGTCCAGACCTATCGCCGCGACATGGGCGGCGGCAATTTCGTGCTGATGAAAGACATCTCCGCCCCCATCTTCGTCTCCGGTCGTCACTGGGGTGGACTGAGACTGGCGGTCAAGGTCTGA
- a CDS encoding TadE/TadG family type IV pilus assembly protein, producing the protein MTERHSRKLQGSAARLLRDRGGNFGMLTALLIPVLLVTAGGALDVTLAMAEKARLQGELDAAVLAAARDTDAQGQLDRARGYMSDLPESSKELAELAVNGTSLALVQNPDGSLTANFSKPHRTYFLGLIGMDEIPLGLTATAMTSGEKTGGACIYALGNQNQAVLINSGANLKSENCEVHVHSTSSPAFIMNAGARIETRRFCVKGTQNIRNGGTLTNLETGCAAEADPYAGKLPEPVVPSTCTTQGTKDGQRITMKPGLHCGTTFNGSPTVTFEPGLHIIRGRMIINSGATVIAEGVTFYFPDVDSELRANGGLTFTATAPTTGPYAGILMFEKTSDPNNNRNKRQYIFNGSRGEILKGIIHLPNRDVTYNSTTNQKSQISLVVNTIIMNSANWQVEPYEATASSSSAGGVRLTQ; encoded by the coding sequence ATGACGGAACGCCATTCACGAAAACTCCAGGGATCGGCAGCCAGACTGCTGCGTGATCGCGGCGGCAATTTCGGCATGCTTACAGCATTGCTGATTCCGGTACTCCTGGTGACAGCCGGGGGCGCGCTGGATGTGACGCTTGCCATGGCAGAAAAAGCACGGCTACAGGGTGAACTGGATGCTGCGGTTCTGGCTGCTGCCCGCGATACCGACGCGCAAGGGCAACTGGACCGCGCCAGAGGCTACATGTCGGATCTGCCCGAGTCTTCGAAGGAACTGGCCGAACTCGCCGTGAATGGAACGTCGCTTGCGCTCGTCCAGAACCCGGACGGCAGCCTGACTGCGAATTTCTCCAAACCGCACCGCACCTATTTCCTCGGCCTGATCGGCATGGACGAGATCCCGCTCGGCCTGACCGCCACGGCCATGACCTCCGGGGAAAAGACTGGCGGCGCCTGCATCTATGCGCTCGGCAATCAGAACCAGGCCGTGCTGATCAATTCCGGCGCCAATCTGAAAAGCGAGAACTGCGAGGTGCATGTGCATTCGACCTCCTCGCCGGCCTTCATCATGAATGCCGGTGCACGGATCGAAACGCGCCGCTTCTGCGTGAAAGGCACGCAGAACATCCGCAATGGCGGCACGCTGACCAATCTGGAAACGGGCTGCGCGGCCGAGGCCGACCCCTATGCCGGCAAGCTTCCCGAACCGGTGGTGCCCTCCACCTGCACGACGCAGGGGACAAAAGACGGGCAGCGCATTACGATGAAACCCGGCCTGCATTGCGGCACGACCTTCAATGGCAGCCCGACGGTGACCTTTGAACCGGGCCTGCACATCATTCGTGGACGGATGATCATCAATTCCGGCGCGACCGTGATTGCAGAGGGCGTGACCTTCTACTTCCCGGACGTCGACAGCGAACTGCGCGCCAATGGCGGGCTGACCTTTACCGCCACGGCGCCGACAACGGGACCTTATGCAGGCATTCTGATGTTTGAAAAGACATCCGACCCCAACAACAACCGCAACAAGCGGCAGTATATCTTCAACGGCTCGCGCGGCGAGATCCTCAAGGGCATCATTCACCTGCCGAACCGCGACGTGACCTACAATTCCACCACCAACCAGAAGAGCCAGATCTCGCTGGTGGTCAACACGATCATCATGAACTCGGCCAACTGGCAGGTGGAACCCTATGAAGCGACGGCCAGCTCGTCATCCGCTGGAGGCGTCAGGCTGACGCAGTGA
- a CDS encoding putative bifunctional diguanylate cyclase/phosphodiesterase, translating into MAQSSSSLYDTWRNSSRQQAFADGYRPLLRGVLIAGCIYFAFIAWRYISEYGVAVAWPMVVMSILSAIVYLFIRQSLATRETVSLLRLELYGVAVNLLMYANLVGFMLTREEHSRLVYFALMAVVFSATGVTLRSTLLFITLAVSTLVWFSFRLAPDLVEQYVYIGVSASLGAFALATQVRKVVFKQIDARLLADEMTAKAQLLARTDSLTGVPNRRAMFDLIDQLVAKRDPFWLGIFDLDGFKAINDVYGHIIGDRLLCAAVERANRLEYPGSVFGRIGGDEFIVILPGSMPSADVEKLGNRVIKQISLPYDIDLLHLTIGASAGMAHFPSMGNSTGQLYEKADYALFKAKSGRRGVTIVFDSTEDREMKETVALERALREGDLERELFLQFQPQYSPSEHRFVGFEALARWQSPSLGPVRPDKFIRSAERSGHIRKVTSILFSKGLEALRTWPEPLTLSFNLSAQDISDRSFMLSLLDMIHQNGISPKRVEFEITETAVMADVDTACALLAELRLAGCKIALDDFGSGYSSFEYLDALPLDKVKVDKSFVRKVAHNVTSREIVAGLIDLCRKLDLRCVLEGVETDDEMMILSPLQPDLIQGYLFGKPMGAIEARDAAARLEAAAGSVDEPVGARA; encoded by the coding sequence GTGGCACAATCTTCCAGCAGCCTTTACGATACGTGGCGGAACTCCTCCAGGCAGCAGGCCTTTGCCGATGGCTACAGACCCTTGCTGAGGGGCGTCCTGATTGCGGGCTGCATCTACTTCGCTTTCATCGCATGGCGCTACATCAGCGAGTATGGCGTTGCCGTTGCCTGGCCCATGGTGGTCATGAGTATCCTGTCGGCAATTGTCTATCTCTTCATCCGGCAAAGCCTCGCGACACGGGAGACGGTGTCGCTGTTGCGCCTCGAGCTTTACGGGGTCGCGGTCAATCTGCTGATGTATGCCAATCTCGTCGGCTTCATGCTGACCCGGGAAGAGCATTCGCGGCTGGTCTATTTCGCGCTGATGGCTGTCGTCTTCTCCGCGACAGGCGTAACGCTGCGCAGCACCTTGCTGTTTATCACGCTTGCGGTTTCGACGCTGGTCTGGTTCAGCTTTCGGCTCGCACCCGACCTGGTCGAGCAATATGTCTATATCGGTGTGAGCGCGTCGCTCGGGGCCTTCGCCCTGGCAACGCAGGTTCGCAAGGTGGTCTTCAAGCAGATCGATGCGCGGCTTCTGGCCGATGAGATGACGGCGAAAGCGCAGTTGCTTGCCCGAACCGACAGTCTGACCGGCGTGCCGAACCGACGCGCCATGTTCGACCTGATCGACCAGCTTGTGGCCAAACGCGACCCCTTCTGGCTGGGGATCTTCGATCTCGATGGTTTCAAGGCGATCAACGATGTCTACGGCCACATCATCGGAGACCGCCTGCTCTGTGCGGCGGTCGAGCGGGCGAACCGGCTGGAATATCCCGGTTCCGTTTTCGGACGGATCGGCGGCGATGAATTCATCGTGATTCTGCCGGGCTCCATGCCATCCGCCGATGTTGAAAAGCTCGGAAATCGCGTGATCAAGCAGATCAGCCTGCCCTACGACATCGATCTTCTGCATCTGACGATCGGTGCTTCTGCGGGAATGGCGCATTTTCCGTCCATGGGCAACTCAACCGGGCAGCTTTACGAAAAGGCAGATTACGCGCTGTTCAAGGCTAAGAGCGGTCGTCGCGGTGTTACGATCGTCTTCGACAGCACGGAAGATCGCGAGATGAAGGAGACGGTTGCGCTGGAGAGAGCCTTGCGTGAAGGCGATCTGGAGCGTGAACTCTTCCTGCAGTTCCAGCCGCAATATTCGCCGTCGGAGCATCGCTTTGTCGGCTTCGAGGCGCTGGCCCGCTGGCAGAGCCCTTCGCTTGGCCCGGTCCGACCCGACAAGTTCATCCGTTCGGCGGAGCGATCCGGCCATATCCGGAAGGTGACCTCGATCCTGTTTAGCAAGGGGCTGGAAGCACTGCGGACATGGCCCGAGCCGCTGACGCTGTCTTTCAACCTGTCGGCCCAGGACATATCCGATCGCAGTTTCATGCTGTCGCTCCTGGACATGATCCACCAGAACGGAATTTCGCCCAAGCGCGTGGAGTTTGAAATCACGGAAACGGCCGTCATGGCCGATGTCGACACGGCCTGCGCCCTTCTGGCCGAACTCAGGCTTGCCGGCTGCAAGATCGCGCTCGACGATTTCGGTTCAGGCTATTCGAGCTTCGAATATCTCGATGCGCTGCCTCTGGACAAGGTGAAGGTCGACAAGAGTTTCGTGCGCAAGGTGGCTCATAACGTGACCTCCCGCGAGATCGTGGCGGGGCTGATCGACCTCTGCCGCAAGCTCGATCTGCGCTGCGTCCTGGAAGGTGTCGAGACGGATGACGAGATGATGATCCTGTCGCCGCTGCAGCCGGACCTGATCCAGGGCTATCTCTTCGGAAAACCGATGGGCGCCATCGAGGCTCGCGATGCTGCGGCCAGGCTCGAGGCAGCCGCCGGAAGCGTGGACGAGCCGGTCGGTGCGCGCGCCTGA